Proteins from a single region of Campylobacter sputorum:
- the nusB gene encoding transcription antitermination factor NusB: MATRHQVRQAVVSLLYAKEMGSEMEEFSKEFLEEKKIRNDQKKFTQSLFFGVNDNLDEIDKKLDNLLKQRDISQIGIVERSILRLGAYEILFTDTDNAVIINEAIELAKELGNDSAPKFINAILDGIKI, from the coding sequence ATGGCTACAAGACATCAAGTTAGACAAGCTGTAGTTTCACTACTTTACGCAAAAGAAATGGGTAGTGAAATGGAAGAGTTTTCAAAAGAGTTTTTAGAAGAAAAAAAGATAAGAAATGATCAAAAGAAATTTACACAAAGTTTGTTTTTTGGAGTAAATGATAATTTAGACGAAATTGATAAAAAATTAGATAATCTCTTAAAACAAAGAGATATTTCTCAAATAGGCATCGTTGAAAGATCTATTTTAAGACTTGGGGCTTATGAAATTTTATTTACAGATACAGATAATGCCGTTATCATAAATGAAGCCATAGAGCTTGCAAAAGAGCTTGGAAATGATTCTGCGCCTAAGTTTATAAATGCTATTTTAGATGGTATTAAAATATGA
- a CDS encoding ATP-binding protein yields the protein MMDKTVESFRKFYKFDDEIKTFDLRTSILSLSNILHTTFSRYNINLKMDNFNIELRNNESFLQQVLLVLLQNSKDALKTKKSDKLIEIKANVIYNNVEIMICDNGSGVKYPKDIFLKYKKSTKKDGSGIGLYLSKLIAQNKLSGDLELFSPKNPTIFKLSIKQNLDIA from the coding sequence ATGATGGATAAAACAGTTGAAAGTTTTAGAAAATTTTATAAATTTGATGATGAGATAAAAACATTTGATCTTCGCACTAGCATACTTAGTCTAAGCAATATTTTGCATACAACTTTTAGTAGGTATAATATAAATTTAAAAATGGATAATTTCAATATAGAGTTGCGAAATAATGAGAGTTTTTTACAACAAGTTTTACTTGTTTTACTTCAAAACTCAAAAGATGCATTAAAAACTAAAAAATCAGATAAGCTTATAGAGATAAAGGCCAATGTTATTTATAATAATGTTGAAATAATGATTTGTGATAATGGAAGCGGGGTAAAATACCCAAAAGATATATTTTTAAAATACAAGAAAAGCACTAAAAAAGATGGAAGTGGTATAGGCTTATATTTATCAAAACTTATAGCACAAAATAAACTTAGTGGCGATTTAGAGCTATTTAGCCCAAAAAATCCTACTATTTTTAAGCTTAGTATAAAACAAAATTTGGATATAGCATGA
- the pyrF gene encoding orotidine-5'-phosphate decarboxylase: MKLCVALDMANFEDNINLAKELKGLDIWLKVGLRSYLRDGVKIINEIKNISNFNLFLDLKLYDIPNTMADAAEVIAKSGVDMINLHASAGLRAMKMVMDRLSNIKNRPLVLAVSALTSFNESEFNEIYRDNIQNSVIKFSKIAHKAGLDGMVSSVFESKIIKENTSSDFITLTPGIRPFGESSDDQQRVANLQIAKEMKSDFIVVGRPIYEAKNSREIVEKILKEI; this comes from the coding sequence ATGAAACTTTGCGTCGCCCTTGATATGGCAAATTTTGAAGATAACATAAATTTAGCAAAAGAGCTAAAAGGACTTGACATTTGGCTTAAAGTTGGACTTAGAAGTTATCTAAGAGACGGCGTTAAAATAATAAATGAAATAAAAAATATAAGTAATTTTAATCTGTTTTTAGATTTAAAACTCTACGATATACCAAATACTATGGCAGATGCAGCAGAAGTTATAGCAAAAAGTGGCGTGGATATGATAAACCTCCACGCAAGTGCAGGTTTAAGAGCGATGAAAATGGTTATGGATAGACTTTCAAATATTAAAAATCGCCCACTTGTTTTAGCGGTTTCTGCATTAACTAGTTTTAACGAGAGTGAATTTAACGAAATTTACAGAGACAACATACAAAACTCAGTTATTAAATTTTCTAAAATAGCACATAAAGCTGGGCTTGATGGGATGGTAAGTTCTGTTTTTGAAAGCAAAATCATAAAAGAAAATACAAGTAGTGATTTTATAACACTAACTCCAGGAATTCGCCCATTTGGCGAAAGTAGTGATGATCAACAAAGAGTTGCAAATCTCCAAATAGCAAAAGAGATGAAAAGCGATTTTATAGTAGTTGGAAGACCTATTTATGAAGCAAAAAATTCACGAGAAATTGTAGAGAAAATTTTAAAAGAGATTTAA
- a CDS encoding response regulator transcription factor: MNNKFDVLKDRSIMVVDDDELTRMAVSGGLKRYCENFYTASDGLDGLEKFKKNHIDLIITDIHMPNFNGLDMMNEILKLKPDQTFIVVTSFDTDENLFESMKKGAISFIKKPIMMENLQNAVVMALFKIEDKVIKLNDCIIVNVTKEKIYKNGEEVYLSKL, translated from the coding sequence ATGAACAATAAATTTGATGTATTAAAAGATCGTAGCATTATGGTTGTAGATGATGATGAACTCACAAGAATGGCTGTAAGTGGTGGGTTAAAAAGGTATTGTGAGAATTTTTATACAGCTAGTGATGGTTTAGATGGGCTTGAAAAATTTAAAAAAAATCACATTGATCTTATCATTACAGATATTCATATGCCAAATTTTAATGGTCTTGATATGATGAATGAGATTTTAAAGCTAAAGCCAGATCAAACTTTTATAGTTGTAACTTCTTTTGATACTGATGAAAATTTATTTGAGAGTATGAAAAAAGGTGCCATATCTTTTATAAAAAAACCCATAATGATGGAAAATTTACAAAATGCCGTTGTAATGGCACTTTTTAAGATTGAAGACAAGGTTATAAAGTTAAATGATTGTATTATAGTTAATGTTACAAAGGAAAAAATTTATAAAAATGGTGAAGAAGTATATCTTTCAAAGCTTTAA
- the ribH gene encoding 6,7-dimethyl-8-ribityllumazine synthase, producing the protein MKIIEGKLNLNGDEKIAIINSRFNHIVTDRLVEGAKDAFLRHGGNEENLSLILVPGAFEIPMVLDRLLKSGKFDGICCVGAVIRGSTPHFDYVSAETTKGIANITLKYSKPVTFGVLTTDTIEQAIERAGSKAGNKGFEAMTGVIELINLYKNFKA; encoded by the coding sequence ATGAAAATCATAGAAGGAAAACTAAATTTAAATGGCGATGAAAAAATTGCGATAATTAACTCGAGATTTAATCACATAGTAACAGATAGATTGGTTGAGGGCGCAAAAGATGCGTTTTTAAGACACGGCGGTAATGAAGAAAATCTAAGTCTTATCTTGGTTCCTGGTGCTTTTGAAATACCAATGGTTCTTGATAGGCTTCTTAAAAGCGGTAAATTTGATGGGATTTGTTGCGTTGGAGCTGTAATTCGCGGAAGTACGCCACATTTTGATTATGTTTCAGCTGAGACAACAAAAGGAATTGCAAATATCACTTTAAAATACTCAAAGCCTGTAACTTTTGGTGTTTTAACAACTGACACTATAGAGCAAGCTATCGAGCGTGCTGGAAGCAAAGCTGGAAATAAAGGCTTTGAAGCAATGACTGGCGTAATAGAATTAATCAACCTTTATAAAAATTTTAAGGCATAA
- the kdsA gene encoding 3-deoxy-8-phosphooctulonate synthase, with product MILIAGPCVIESKELVFEIAKRLESFAKDDRIDFYFKSSFDKANRTSINSFRGPGLEKGCEILAEVKEKFGYKILTDIHESYQAEPVSEVADILQIPAFLCRQTDLLVAAAKTSSIVNIKKGQFLAPDQMKHSVKKVLETRGVNEFGYKVALNSGVWLTERGSTFGYSNLVVDMRSLPIMREFAPVIFDATHSVQMPGALNGKSGGDAKFVPYLARAAAAVGVDGFFYETHINPCEALCDGPNMLNLDEFEKVVEQTLKIQKALFE from the coding sequence ATGATTTTAATAGCTGGACCATGCGTAATAGAAAGCAAAGAGTTAGTTTTTGAAATAGCAAAAAGATTAGAGAGTTTTGCAAAAGATGATAGGATAGATTTTTATTTTAAATCAAGTTTTGATAAGGCAAATCGCACAAGCATTAACTCATTTCGCGGACCTGGACTTGAAAAAGGTTGTGAAATTTTAGCTGAAGTTAAAGAAAAATTTGGATACAAAATTTTAACCGATATTCACGAAAGTTATCAAGCAGAACCTGTTAGCGAGGTGGCTGATATTTTACAAATTCCAGCTTTTTTATGTAGGCAAACTGATTTGTTGGTTGCAGCTGCAAAAACTTCGTCTATTGTAAATATTAAAAAAGGGCAGTTTTTAGCACCAGATCAGATGAAACATAGTGTTAAAAAGGTTTTAGAAACTAGAGGCGTTAATGAGTTTGGCTATAAAGTTGCTTTAAATAGTGGCGTTTGGCTAACTGAAAGGGGTTCAACTTTTGGATACTCAAATTTAGTTGTGGATATGAGAAGTTTGCCTATAATGAGAGAATTTGCACCAGTTATATTTGATGCAACTCACTCAGTTCAAATGCCTGGGGCTTTGAATGGAAAAAGTGGAGGAGATGCTAAATTTGTACCATATCTTGCAAGAGCGGCAGCGGCAGTTGGCGTAGATGGATTCTTTTACGAAACTCATATAAATCCGTGTGAGGCACTTTGCGATGGACCAAATATGTTAAATTTAGATGAATTTGAAAAAGTAGTTGAGCAAACTTTAAAAATACAAAAGGCTTTGTTTGAATAA
- the rplQ gene encoding 50S ribosomal protein L17, producing MRHKHGYRKLGRTSSHRKATLKNLAIAIINCEKIETTLPKAMELKSYIEKMITRARKGDFNADRAVFALLQDKVATKKLVSEIAPKYANRAGGYTRVVKTRLRRGDAAQLAYIELIGE from the coding sequence ATGAGACATAAACATGGTTATAGAAAGCTTGGAAGAACATCGTCTCACAGAAAAGCAACTTTAAAAAATTTAGCAATAGCTATAATAAATTGTGAAAAGATAGAGACAACGCTTCCTAAAGCTATGGAACTAAAAAGTTATATAGAAAAAATGATAACAAGGGCTAGAAAAGGCGATTTTAATGCTGATCGTGCTGTTTTTGCTTTGTTGCAAGATAAAGTAGCTACAAAAAAATTAGTTAGCGAAATAGCCCCAAAATATGCAAATAGAGCTGGTGGATATACAAGAGTTGTAAAAACTCGTCTAAGAAGAGGTGATGCTGCACAACTTGCCTATATAGAATTAATCGGCGAATAA
- the sdhB gene encoding 8-methylmenaquinol:fumarate reductase iron-sulfur subunit codes for MKMIIDRFDGKKSYTQTYELTSDEMAGKTLLSVFKFIKETKDISLNFTATCRAAICGACGVRVNGHAVLACDTKMKDLLQTYDNPDTLHISPLANFKVISDLVVDWEPSIENLRKIKPTITPKDEFSKEKGCIQSEEDNEKVLKQWDCILCGCCASECNKLSADRTDYMEPFVFTHAYRAANDSRSKDSMIHVKPSVNGGLWNCVHCQECADRCPKGISSADDISHLSVMALNGGLSSGEGPAHAKAFYTDLVEGSGRLNEIYLGLRTEGVGSVARTGMAVDLIRAGKMNPMAIFGEEKIKGHEDLQKMIKAAKAASKE; via the coding sequence ATGAAGATGATAATAGATCGTTTTGATGGCAAAAAATCATACACTCAAACTTATGAATTAACTAGTGATGAGATGGCTGGTAAAACTCTGCTTTCTGTGTTTAAATTTATAAAAGAAACAAAAGATATTTCATTAAATTTTACAGCTACTTGTCGTGCTGCTATATGTGGAGCTTGTGGCGTTAGGGTAAATGGTCATGCAGTGCTTGCTTGTGATACAAAGATGAAAGATTTGCTACAAACATATGACAATCCAGATACTTTGCATATCTCTCCTCTTGCAAATTTTAAAGTTATAAGCGATTTGGTTGTTGATTGGGAGCCATCCATAGAAAATTTAAGAAAAATAAAGCCAACCATAACGCCAAAAGATGAATTTTCTAAAGAAAAAGGCTGTATCCAAAGCGAAGAAGATAATGAAAAAGTCTTAAAGCAGTGGGATTGTATTTTATGTGGATGTTGTGCTTCTGAGTGTAATAAATTAAGTGCTGATAGAACTGATTATATGGAGCCATTTGTATTTACTCATGCTTATAGGGCTGCAAATGACTCAAGAAGCAAAGATTCTATGATACATGTCAAGCCTTCTGTAAATGGTGGCTTGTGGAATTGTGTGCATTGTCAAGAGTGTGCGGATCGCTGTCCTAAAGGCATAAGTTCTGCTGATGATATATCTCATCTTAGTGTTATGGCTTTAAATGGTGGTTTAAGTTCTGGCGAAGGTCCAGCTCATGCAAAAGCATTTTATACTGATCTTGTAGAAGGAAGTGGAAGATTAAACGAGATATATTTAGGACTTAGAACAGAAGGAGTTGGCTCGGTTGCAAGAACTGGTATGGCAGTAGATTTAATCCGTGCTGGTAAAATGAATCCAATGGCTATATTTGGCGAAGAAAAGATAAAAGGCCATGAAGATTTGCAAAAAATGATAAAAGCAGCAAAAGCTGCGAGTAAGGAGTAG
- the sdhE gene encoding 8-methylmenaquinol:fumarate reductase membrane anchor subunit, translating into MEFAFFPGCVLSQAAKESKMSIEAIAPVLGMKLNEIEGWSCCGASQAQNVDPKATLVANARNLALAEKMNMPLLTTCSTCFLVLTRAKKELDSGKKDEINKYLAAGNMSYKGTSEVTSLLWVLAENLDLLKSKVVKPLSNLKVALFYGCHSLRPQKIFGKESSVNPKSFEAVAAALGASVVPFEKRLDCCGFHACYPAENSVKKMTSEIVNNADINKADCIVTPCPLCQMQLDIFQDGAQKFTNSKARVPIIHLSQLVGLALGLSKEQLGLEHNIIDATKLG; encoded by the coding sequence ATGGAATTTGCATTTTTCCCAGGATGTGTGCTTTCTCAAGCTGCAAAAGAATCTAAAATGTCAATAGAAGCAATAGCACCGGTTTTAGGCATGAAACTAAATGAGATAGAGGGCTGGAGCTGTTGTGGAGCATCGCAAGCACAAAATGTCGATCCAAAAGCTACTCTTGTTGCAAATGCCAGAAATTTAGCCCTTGCTGAAAAGATGAATATGCCACTTTTAACAACTTGTAGCACCTGTTTTCTTGTGCTAACTCGTGCTAAAAAAGAGCTTGATAGTGGTAAAAAAGATGAAATCAATAAATACTTAGCGGCTGGAAATATGAGTTATAAAGGCACGAGTGAAGTTACTAGTTTACTTTGGGTTTTGGCTGAAAATTTAGATTTATTAAAATCAAAAGTAGTTAAACCTCTTTCAAATTTAAAAGTAGCACTTTTTTATGGATGTCATAGCTTAAGACCCCAAAAAATCTTTGGCAAAGAAAGCTCTGTAAATCCAAAAAGCTTTGAAGCTGTTGCCGCTGCACTTGGTGCAAGTGTAGTTCCTTTTGAAAAAAGACTTGATTGTTGCGGTTTTCATGCGTGTTATCCTGCTGAAAATTCAGTTAAGAAAATGACAAGTGAAATTGTAAATAATGCTGATATAAACAAGGCCGATTGTATAGTTACGCCTTGTCCGCTTTGTCAAATGCAACTTGACATTTTTCAAGATGGTGCACAAAAATTTACGAACTCAAAAGCAAGAGTTCCAATTATACATCTCTCACAGCTTGTTGGATTAGCTCTTGGGCTTTCAAAAGAGCAACTTGGCTTAGAGCACAACATAATAGACGCTACAAAGTTAGGTTAA
- a CDS encoding DMT family transporter, protein MNKKGLAFVIIGAIFECGWVYGLKFANSNLDYALTACFVLSSTYFFLNSFKFLPTSLAYILYVGLGTLFVVIVEIIATKELEILRLICIAMLMVGIYGLNRAKV, encoded by the coding sequence TTGAATAAAAAAGGCTTAGCTTTTGTTATAATTGGAGCGATATTTGAGTGCGGGTGGGTTTATGGACTTAAATTTGCTAATTCAAATTTAGATTATGCTTTAACAGCGTGTTTTGTTTTATCAAGCACATATTTTTTCTTAAACTCATTTAAATTTTTGCCAACAAGTTTAGCATATATTTTATATGTTGGACTTGGAACGCTTTTTGTGGTAATAGTTGAAATCATAGCAACAAAAGAGCTTGAAATTTTAAGACTAATTTGCATTGCTATGCTGATGGTTGGAATTTATGGCTTAAATAGGGCTAAGGTATGA
- a CDS encoding cache domain-containing protein codes for MSYYQIKNEVSKVGRDFRTSISKEIAFSANDWLDSRIKFISFLKNKYIKIDNEDTALNYIYFMKVNGIFDHSQMFLNSKEMIFDDKVVNLDKELTEDIKTRSWYKNTVDTNKTTISVFDVHHVLKNKTIHICSPIYSSKDVSVFCGIIISKDFFKKIRSKIHSFVDNVYLFDEDGDIISSIDYVANQTGLKKSFLNFIKNSNGSIFEHDSKHIEITKLKSGNLYIGVSIDEQKIVLKPLQILLKNGVILLIVFMFLIAISNLLHTFIHEKILKKQKEYEFILSHELKMSETGELISDIAHQLKQPINSSMLILSNV; via the coding sequence ATGAGTTATTACCAGATTAAAAATGAAGTTTCTAAAGTTGGTAGAGATTTTAGAACATCTATATCAAAAGAGATAGCCTTTAGTGCTAATGATTGGTTAGATTCTAGGATAAAATTTATAAGTTTTTTGAAAAATAAATATATTAAGATTGATAATGAAGATACAGCACTTAATTATATATATTTTATGAAAGTAAATGGTATATTTGATCATTCTCAGATGTTTTTAAACTCAAAAGAGATGATTTTTGATGATAAAGTTGTAAATCTTGATAAAGAACTTACCGAAGATATTAAAACTAGATCTTGGTATAAAAACACGGTTGATACAAATAAAACCACAATAAGCGTTTTTGATGTCCATCATGTATTAAAAAACAAAACTATACATATTTGTTCTCCTATATATAGCAGTAAAGATGTATCTGTTTTTTGTGGCATTATAATTTCAAAAGATTTTTTTAAAAAAATTAGATCAAAAATTCATTCATTTGTAGATAATGTCTATCTTTTTGATGAAGATGGTGATATTATTTCTAGTATAGATTATGTAGCAAATCAAACAGGGCTTAAAAAATCTTTTTTAAATTTTATAAAAAATTCTAACGGCAGTATTTTTGAGCACGATTCAAAACACATTGAAATAACAAAGCTTAAAAGTGGTAATTTATATATTGGGGTTAGTATTGATGAACAAAAAATTGTTTTAAAACCGCTTCAAATTTTGCTTAAAAATGGAGTTATTTTACTTATAGTTTTTATGTTTTTGATTGCAATTTCAAATTTACTTCATACATTTATCCATGAAAAAATATTGAAAAAACAAAAAGAATATGAGTTTATTTTATCTCATGAGCTTAAAATGTCTGAAACAGGTGAGCTAATCTCAGACATCGCACATCAGCTAAAACAGCCCATAAACTCATCAATGCTTATTTTAAGCAATGTATAA
- a CDS encoding DMT family transporter → MIYTLSLIISGGLEVFGIYLNSRFSKFDGFKKFIGFWAIMLNFGLSLLFLRYAMKAMPMSVAYTIWAGIGAIGAVFIGMILDNEKFTILKSLSLFLVVVSVILLKIL, encoded by the coding sequence ATGATTTATACATTATCTCTTATAATTTCAGGGGGTTTAGAAGTTTTTGGAATTTATCTAAATTCTAGATTTTCTAAATTTGATGGATTTAAGAAATTTATAGGTTTTTGGGCTATTATGCTAAATTTTGGATTATCGCTTCTATTTTTAAGATATGCTATGAAAGCGATGCCAATGAGCGTGGCATATACTATTTGGGCAGGGATTGGTGCTATTGGGGCTGTATTTATAGGCATGATTTTGGATAATGAAAAATTTACAATTCTAAAGTCATTAAGCCTTTTTTTAGTGGTAGTTAGTGTTATTTTACTAAAAATTTTATAA
- a CDS encoding DMT family transporter, whose translation MLHRFLMRNLGAYYMVLASFYFALTGAFAKLLSSSMSSVEVSFFRNIVGLAIIVVTIYKYGAHNKGGKPFILFLRGFLGTISMLAFFHNIAHIGLAEAFTFTKMSPMFLAIFGVILFKERLNLLSWFGIIFGFIGILLIMQPNLGFKMGHAMGLINGLLAAVAYLSVHELRKYYDTKTIVLSFMLSGTLIPIVCMLVAQFIQTPPFFNFMFAKFIMPTPNMWVFIVLMGVGGLLFQTYMTKAYAASRYAGAVAAIGYCDVIFTMIIGFIMGDSLPNLMAFFGIIIVIISGVIVATQK comes from the coding sequence ATGCTACACCGTTTTTTAATGCGAAACCTTGGTGCGTATTACATGGTTTTAGCTTCATTTTATTTTGCTTTGACAGGAGCTTTTGCGAAGCTTTTAAGCTCTTCGATGAGCTCTGTTGAAGTTTCATTTTTTAGAAATATTGTCGGTCTTGCAATAATTGTTGTAACTATCTATAAATACGGAGCTCACAATAAAGGCGGAAAGCCATTTATACTTTTTTTAAGGGGATTTTTAGGCACAATCTCAATGCTTGCTTTTTTTCACAATATCGCTCATATAGGGCTTGCTGAGGCTTTTACATTTACAAAAATGTCACCGATGTTTTTAGCAATATTTGGAGTAATTCTTTTTAAAGAAAGGTTAAATTTATTATCTTGGTTTGGTATTATTTTTGGATTTATTGGCATTTTACTCATCATGCAACCAAATTTAGGGTTTAAAATGGGACACGCAATGGGGCTTATAAACGGGCTTTTAGCAGCAGTTGCTTATCTTAGTGTGCATGAATTAAGAAAATACTACGACACAAAAACCATAGTTTTATCTTTTATGCTCTCTGGCACACTAATACCGATAGTTTGTATGCTAGTAGCTCAGTTTATACAAACTCCACCATTTTTTAACTTTATGTTTGCTAAATTTATTATGCCAACGCCAAATATGTGGGTTTTCATTGTTTTAATGGGAGTTGGAGGCTTGCTTTTTCAAACTTATATGACAAAAGCATATGCTGCTTCAAGATACGCAGGAGCAGTGGCTGCTATTGGATATTGCGATGTTATTTTTACAATGATAATAGGATTTATAATGGGAGATAGTTTGCCAAATTTAATGGCATTTTTTGGTATAATAATAGTGATTATCAGTGGTGTGATAGTAGCTACACAAAAATAG
- the sdhA gene encoding 8-methylmenaquinol:fumarate reductase flavoprotein subunit, whose amino-acid sequence MKENFTRREFLQTACIGINALSVATVPTNVFGSNGDQKNSSLPSCDVVVIGSGGAGLRAAVAAKAENPNLSVIVVTKSMPSRNATSMAEGGINGVTDTSNGDSYELHSFDTIKGGAYLSDQDSVIKFCELAGKAIHELDYLGMPFSRGKDGKVTRRMMGGASKKRCNYSADKTGHIVMHTCLDDAITNGVKFLMDYELLDIATNDTKAEGVVVRNIRTGDITPILAKSIIIATGGYARIFWNRTSNPYSTTGDGVAAALRAGIAFKDAEMVQFHPTGVVHGGALITEAARGEGGYLINNQGERFMAKYAKERMELASRDIVARAIETEIREGRGYGDGIEAHVLLDVRHLRKDKIIKKLPQIRHTGLLFENLDLTDSPIGIRPTAHYSMGGIDVKSIDDMATTMPGIFAAGEASCISIHGANRLGGNSLADAVVTGKLSGIGAAKYASKAKFTDSGLLEEIAKKWREKIKNVANGEGSPNDLYAIREELGKQNWDNMGIYRTGDKLESLYKKIYELQKRYDALHIQNTNPIYNTAITDYIELGNLLLLSRAVCFAAINRKESRGAHTREDYPKRDDANFLKHSLVTLENNEMKLSWRDVSISKFPIKEGK is encoded by the coding sequence ATGAAAGAAAATTTTACAAGAAGAGAATTTTTGCAAACAGCTTGTATAGGTATAAATGCACTTAGTGTTGCAACTGTTCCTACAAATGTTTTTGGATCTAATGGAGATCAAAAAAATAGCTCACTTCCATCTTGCGATGTAGTTGTCATTGGTTCTGGTGGTGCTGGTCTTAGAGCAGCTGTTGCAGCTAAGGCTGAAAATCCAAATTTAAGCGTTATTGTTGTTACGAAATCAATGCCATCAAGAAACGCAACTTCTATGGCAGAAGGTGGAATAAACGGCGTTACTGATACCAGTAATGGTGATTCTTATGAGCTTCACTCTTTTGATACGATAAAAGGAGGGGCATATTTATCAGATCAAGATAGTGTTATAAAATTTTGTGAATTAGCAGGAAAGGCCATCCATGAGTTAGATTATCTTGGAATGCCTTTTTCAAGAGGAAAAGATGGCAAGGTTACTAGAAGAATGATGGGTGGGGCATCTAAAAAAAGGTGCAATTATTCTGCCGATAAAACAGGTCATATTGTTATGCATACCTGTTTGGATGACGCAATAACAAATGGTGTTAAGTTTTTAATGGATTATGAGCTTTTAGATATCGCCACAAATGATACAAAAGCAGAAGGTGTAGTTGTTAGAAATATACGAACAGGTGACATTACGCCTATTTTAGCAAAATCTATAATCATAGCAACAGGCGGTTATGCTCGTATTTTTTGGAATAGAACTTCAAACCCATACTCAACAACAGGAGATGGTGTAGCAGCAGCCCTAAGAGCTGGAATTGCTTTTAAAGATGCTGAAATGGTTCAGTTTCACCCAACTGGTGTTGTGCACGGAGGTGCTTTGATTACAGAAGCTGCAAGAGGTGAGGGTGGTTATCTTATAAACAATCAAGGCGAACGCTTTATGGCAAAATATGCAAAAGAAAGAATGGAATTAGCCTCTAGAGATATAGTTGCAAGAGCCATAGAAACTGAGATTAGAGAAGGAAGAGGTTATGGAGATGGCATAGAAGCCCATGTGCTACTAGATGTAAGACACCTTAGAAAAGATAAAATCATCAAAAAACTTCCTCAGATAAGACATACTGGACTTTTGTTTGAAAATTTAGATTTAACAGATAGTCCTATAGGTATTAGACCTACGGCTCATTACTCTATGGGTGGAATTGATGTTAAAAGTATAGATGATATGGCTACAACTATGCCAGGAATTTTTGCAGCAGGAGAGGCATCTTGTATATCAATACACGGCGCAAACCGCCTTGGTGGAAACTCTTTAGCAGATGCTGTTGTAACCGGTAAGCTCTCTGGCATTGGAGCAGCCAAATACGCAAGTAAAGCCAAATTTACAGACAGCGGCTTGCTTGAAGAGATTGCTAAAAAATGGCGTGAAAAAATAAAAAATGTTGCTAATGGAGAGGGATCACCAAATGATTTATATGCCATAAGAGAAGAGCTTGGTAAGCAAAACTGGGATAATATGGGAATTTACAGAACAGGCGATAAGCTGGAGAGTTTGTATAAGAAAATTTATGAGCTTCAAAAAAGGTATGATGCTTTGCATATACAAAATACAAACCCTATTTACAACACAGCTATTACTGATTATATAGAGCTTGGAAATTTGCTTTTGCTCTCTCGTGCTGTATGTTTTGCAGCAATAAATCGCAAAGAAAGTCGTGGTGCACATACAAGAGAAGATTATCCAAAAAGAGATGACGCTAATTTCTTAAAACATAGTCTTGTAACGCTTGAAAATAATGAGATGAAACTATCTTGGAGAGATGTTAGTATAAGCAAATTTCCAATTAAGGAAGGAAAATAA